In the genome of Misgurnus anguillicaudatus chromosome 11, ASM2758022v2, whole genome shotgun sequence, one region contains:
- the LOC129416078 gene encoding protein SPMIP7, which produces MEGESIPYYVRFLRTPAVSSDGVSRWLCRHLNVPCERGPEGRYDFHSMVAKNRRAFSKFNPQAQPPDGNAPLAPLRDNVPLMDPCSGQLSAGAQVHLDLKIRSPFVDRVYTSSDLWVPPGTKDLRPQTPPIRPSALQYDESDHNRWNSRSKLQAAVKAKIEGLTSVQNKPFTPNGTEINMDAQLSVPDSVKKSARRFIYTSTTQRGYEDVDWDSKLPPRHKPPSTTLEKMADRVSQHSVLKRSHKRSELWQAIGSHWTKNQLRATFNPRKPISFTSPCPKSGHIPLYCGTVGSEDMDSVDNPDEDFIPLTVLRTTVPPQTPTSFRNAIPGYNGKARFDGPKTTAVNLPSVSYTAQTAGSSPDTWRSAIYRRKAPVSRMVTTVPPGNPYIHP; this is translated from the exons ATGGAGGGGGAATCTATTCCATATTACGTACGGTTTCTCAGGACGCCCGCTGTGAGTTCAGATGGAGTGAGCAGGTGGCTGTGCAGACATTTGAACGTGCCGTGCGAGAGAGGTCCAGAGGGGAGGTATGACTTTCACAGCATGGTTGCGAAAAACAGACGTGCTTTTTCCAAATTCAATCCTCAAGCCCAGCCGCCCGATGGAAATGCACCTCTGGCACCGTTGCGTGACAATGTGCCCCTAATGGATCCGTGCTCGGGTCAACTAAGTGCCGGGGCACAGGTGCATCTGGACTTGAAGATTCGAAGCCCATTCGTCGACAGAGTTTACACTTCATCCGATCTGTGGGTTCCCCCTGGGACAAAAGACCTCAGGCCTCAGACTCCTCCAATCAGACCTTCAGCTCTGCAGTATGATGAGTCTGATCACAACAGGTGGAACTCTAGGTCAAAACTACAGGCAGCAGTAAAGGCCAAAATTGAAG GGCTGACAAGCGTGCAGAATAAACCTTTTACACCGAACGGCACTGAAATCAATATG GATGCACAGCTGTCTGTACCTGATAGTGTAAAGAAGTCAGCTCGACGATTCATCTACACTTCTACAACTCAAAG AGGTTATGAAGATGTGGACTGGGACTCAAAATTACCTCCGCGTCACAAACCTCCCTCGACTACACTGGAGAAAATGGCTGACCGTGTGAGTCAACACTCTGTACTGAAGAGATCTCATAAGAGATCTGAGCTTTGGCAG GCCATTGGATCCCACTGGACCAAAAATCAGTTGCGTGCCACGTTTAACCCTAGGAAACCCATAAGCTT CACCAGCCCATGTCCAAAATCAGGCCATATACCATTATACTG TGGCACAGTTGGCTCTGAGGACATGGACAGTGTGGACAACCCAGATGAAGATTTCATACCTCTGACTGTTCTGCGGACCACAGTGCCTCCACAAACCCCAACAAGCTT CCGAAATGCTATACCTGGGTACAATGGTAAAGCCCGATTTGACGGACCAAAAACCACAGCAGTCAATCTACCTTCTGTATCATATACTGCACAGACAGCAGG GAGCAGTCCTGATACCTGGAGATCCGCCATCTATAGACGTAAAGCCCCTGTATCAAGAATGGTCACCACTGTACCACCGGGAAACCCCTACATTCATCCCTAA